Proteins from a single region of Penaeus monodon isolate SGIC_2016 chromosome 29, NSTDA_Pmon_1, whole genome shotgun sequence:
- the LOC119591782 gene encoding uncharacterized protein LOC119591782 (The sequence of the model RefSeq protein was modified relative to this genomic sequence to represent the inferred CDS: added 84 bases not found in genome assembly): MATCRRKVEVLVVLLLTLVPRPGPLKPTFIHVYVCIKGSCDGSCNSLTVFYVVEDSDSFRWMPVLEKYGVTLPLECPLHNARDVFARQEEAKVHVPPQWTCGFCGKAFYHEAHLDRHLDNRHEEHLNNGEDAVCLADFCDVMRCEVLLERLRDFEDTPPAATALDLWHQPLLLSSPSLHQGQTHSDQAVERALPRSLMRSSHASHPWYQWTRQPRLRDPPHPPPPSSTTPRPAPDLSRDRPDDGRRSVDDPVVVAGCDADDAECANPPEETYTSKEFPNWVILVLRKLCLWCVVHRRDGCITPTDDSGQVGGGPRELPLHPLHSWRDTCNEEHLAELRVKCQQLIQQCIGGLLLNLTLEQFKEVEAALSRAVCWYLTCERYWEAGTMEPPEFPWGLVTGLVLLLTLGVSLAYYIVWVLCEVAGGRRRVAHHSAGGAPRPAAPDLEGAPLRRHGVRERVSGLWLQRGPLYPDVSDASHAYSDYDGQSYRSRHYSEDSRLSYAPDDHAHAHGHPSSKYYITEERMFNYATTFTPNYEQRRLRRNRYNYLDDYDDYQDLGEHDKYYDTSSLSQEQSDSFIYVSYPPEVKKRFTENR, encoded by the exons ATGGCCACTTGTCGACGCAAGGTTGAG GTGCTGGTGGTTCTGCTGCTGACGTTAGTGCCTCGGCCCGGCCCCCTGAAACCGACGTTCATACATGTATACGTCTGCATAAAGGGCTCTTGTGATGGAAGTTGTAACAG CCTGACTGTGTTTTACGTTGTAGAGGACAGTGATAGCTTT CGATGGATGCCTGTGCTGGAGAAGTACGGGGTGACGCTGCCCCTGGAGTGCCCCTTACATAACGCCAGGGACGTGTTCGCGCGGCAGGAGGAAGCCAAAGTCCACGTGCCGCCCCAGTGGACCTGCGGGTTTTGCGGGAAGGCCTTCTACCACGAGGCGCACCTGGACAGACACCTCGACAACCGCCACGAGGAACACCTCAATAAT GGCGAAGATGCGGTGTGCCTGGCGGACTTCTGTGACGTCATGCGGTGCGAGGTGTTGCTGGAGCGGCTCAGGGACTTCGAGGACACGCCCCCCGCTGCCACGGCGCTCGACCTGTGGCACCAGCCGCTCCTGCTGTCGTCCCCGTCGCTCCACCAGGGCCAGACGCATTCAG aCCAGGCGGTGGAGCGAGCCCTCCCACGCAGCCTGATGAGGTCGTCCCACGCCTCCCACCCGTGGTACCAGTGGACGCGGCAGCCACGCCTCCGGGACCCTCCTCACCCGCCTCCGCCTTCCTCCACGACGCCTCGCCCCGCCCCCGACCTGTCCCGGGACCGCCCCGACGACGGCAGGAGGTCCGTGGACGACCCTGTGGTGGTGGCGGGATGCGATGCGGACGACGCGGAGTGCGCGAACCCGCCGGAGGAGACGTACA CAAGTAAGGAGTTTCCGAACTGGGTTATCCTTGTATTGAGAAAGCTGTGTCTCTGGTGCGTGGTGCACAGACGTGACGGATGTATAACGCCCACAGATGACAGCGGACAGGTGGGTGGGGGCCCGCGGGAGCTGCCTCTCCACCCGTTACACTCGTGGCGTGACACGTGTAACGAGGAACACCTGGCTGAGCTCAGGGTCAAGTGCCAG CAATTGATCCAGCAGTGCATCGGGGGCCTGCTGCTCAACCTAACACTGGAACAATTCAAGGAGGTTGAGG CCGCTCTGAGCCGTGCGGTGTGTTGGTACCTAACGTGTGAGAGGTACTGGGAGGCTGGTACCATGGAGCCTCCAGAATTCCCGTGGGGCCTCGTCACTGGTTTGGTTCTTCTGCTTACTCTCGGGGTGTCCCTCGCTTACTACATCGTCTGGGTCCTGTGCGAG GTCGCAGGAGGGCGCCGCCGCGTCGCCCACCACTCTGCCGGAGGAGCGCCCCGGCCCGCCGCTCCGGACCTCGAAGGCGCGCCACTCCGCCGCCACGGAGTCCGAGAGCGAGTGTCGGGACTCTGGCTTCAACGAGGGCCTCTCTACCCCGACGTCAGCGACGCCAGCCACGCCTACAGCGACTATGATGGCCAGTCCTACCGCTCGCGACACTACTCGGAAGACTCGAGGCTCTCCTACG CCGTCGTCCAAATACTACATCACGGAGGAGCGCATGTTCAACTACGCCACCACCTTCACGCCCAACTACGAGCAGCGGCGACTCAGAAGGAATCGCTACAATTATCT ACCTCGAGTTTAAGTCAGGAGCAGAGCGACAGTTTCATTTACGTCTCATATCCACCTGAAGTTAAGAAAAGATTCACGGAGAACAGGTGA
- the LOC119591783 gene encoding uncharacterized protein LOC119591783, which produces MDLQPCVSTTQYFAANFNQRDKIKRREDSLLVPHSPTACKDLVSVLKRLQLGRREDEMKVPWSRLFLWVCVVVLALNVEDTSCQNLVISTTNALATLAGVGLLGSAGALATGYFIGRNRGRGQRYRGRGRYYRGRRSLEVLEAPEFETILDETAKVDTKHCGRKLLCVAASQERRTSPLLQALLRPFAGQGPSNGTVYGDYDEAVWRGSTGQDCSHYTLCEYDPAELLGVYEGIMRDLASQL; this is translated from the exons ATGGATTTACAGCCTTGTGTTTCAACTACCCAATACTTCGCAGCAAATTTCAACCAG AGGGACAAAATAAAACGTCGAGAGGACAGTCTACTAGTCCCGCACTCGCCTACTGCGTGTAAAGACCTTGTGTCTGTTCTTAAAAGACTTCAGCTGGGTCGAAGGGAAG ACGAGATGAAAGTACCATGGTCAAGGCTGTTTCTCTGggtctgtgttgtggtgttggcTTTAAACGTTGAGGACACGAGCTGCCAGAACCTGGTTATCAGCACGACCAACGCCCTGGCCACCCTCGCTGGAGTAGGCCTCCTGGGGTCTGCTGGAGCCTTGGCTACG GGATACTTCATTGGCCGTAACCGTGGACGAGGCCAGAGGTACAGAGGCAGGGGGCGGTACTACAGAGGGCGCAGGAGTCTGGAGGTCTTGGAGGCTCCCGAGTTCGAGACTATTTTGGATGAG ACCGCGAAAGTCGACACCAAGCACTGTGGCCGAAAGCTCCTTTGTGTGGCAGCGAGTCAAGAGAGGAGGACGTCACCCTTACTGCAGGCTCTTCTCAGGCCTTTTGC TGGACAAGGACCCAGCAACGGCACAGTGTACGGTGACTACGATGAAGCAGTGTGGAGAGGGTCAACGGGCCAAGACTGCTCTCACTACACCCTGTGTGAATACGACCCTGCAGAGCTCCTGGGTGTTTACGAGGGAATCATGCGTGACTTAGCTTCACAGTTATAG